One segment of Caldanaerobius fijiensis DSM 17918 DNA contains the following:
- the pilO gene encoding type 4a pilus biogenesis protein PilO: MIKDVLKDKKRLVLYAVAAAGAVVMLYLFSSGMNRLKTAEANYNSVKAQVQAQMARASVLVSAKNELANVKKQWDSIKQPYVINAEGGSFYDELGTLAEKYKIKDISITPQPVQNGFHNGHLRAVPYELEIKGPFPNVFNLMAGLEKLKTPAEIKPISIQQQDSGMVSVKATVFLYSLNPPEIKEFVNGVSGRYDPFFNPEIQKAVQKSEQANGTQVSAQTNNVTNTQTNNTTNMQTNSTVSTQTNNAVNAQTNTVPPNNGQTATAQQNNTQAANTSQSNNAQTGTAQQNNPQASPTQPNNVGTAQTVPQYQKQAN; encoded by the coding sequence TTGATTAAAGATGTGTTGAAAGATAAAAAAAGATTAGTGTTATACGCGGTTGCGGCAGCAGGTGCAGTTGTCATGCTTTATCTTTTCTCTTCAGGGATGAACAGGTTAAAAACAGCAGAGGCAAATTACAACAGCGTAAAAGCACAGGTGCAAGCGCAGATGGCAAGAGCATCTGTACTTGTAAGCGCCAAGAATGAACTTGCAAATGTGAAAAAACAGTGGGACAGCATAAAGCAGCCGTACGTAATAAATGCAGAAGGGGGCAGTTTTTATGACGAACTTGGCACTCTTGCAGAGAAGTACAAAATAAAGGACATTTCAATAACTCCGCAGCCCGTACAGAACGGGTTTCACAATGGACACTTGAGAGCGGTGCCGTATGAGCTTGAAATAAAAGGTCCGTTTCCCAACGTGTTCAACCTGATGGCAGGGCTTGAAAAACTGAAAACTCCAGCAGAGATAAAACCGATTTCAATACAGCAGCAGGACAGCGGGATGGTATCGGTGAAAGCAACAGTGTTTTTATACTCGCTTAACCCGCCTGAAATTAAAGAGTTTGTAAACGGCGTAAGCGGAAGATATGATCCGTTCTTTAACCCCGAGATACAAAAAGCAGTTCAAAAATCGGAGCAGGCTAACGGTACGCAGGTAAGCGCACAGACAAATAATGTAACAAACACGCAAACAAATAATACAACAAATATGCAAACGAACAGTACAGTGAGCACGCAAACAAATAACGCAGTAAATGCTCAAACAAATACGGTTCCACCCAATAATGGGCAAACAGCCACAGCGCAGCAGAATAATACTCAAGCAGCAAATACATCACAATCCAATAATGCACAGACAGGAACAGCACAGCAGAATAATCCGCAAGCAAGCCCAACACAGCCAAACAATGTCGGCACAGCACAAACCGTACCGCAATACCAAAAACAAGCCAACTGA
- a CDS encoding type IV pilus twitching motility protein PilT, protein MHIDEILNLAVETGTSDIHITVGVPPMLRIDGLLLKITEICGRDAVINFLRKFPEWGKSVDENTAQFLIKQLFKDDKRYREYVNGKNCDFAYETENGLRFRVNTFFQKGKQAVVLRVLPKKIPEIKELFAAFPEMMMTLYRFAQLPYGLVLITGPTGSGKSTTLAALINYINEKYHKHIITLEDPIEYLHHHKNSEINQREVGTDVMSFADGLRAALREDPDVILVGEMRDPETIATALEAARTGHLVLSTLHTNTAAETIDRIINVFPPEQQNNIRTDLAEVLQGVISQQLLRRKEGNGRVLAAEILVVTPPIKSFIRDGKTHQINNAIQTGRDEGMILMAKSLSELIKRGLITMEAAKEKISDEKMLERYFG, encoded by the coding sequence TTGCATATAGATGAAATATTGAATCTTGCAGTGGAAACAGGTACTTCAGACATTCATATCACAGTTGGCGTACCTCCCATGCTGAGGATTGATGGGCTTCTGCTAAAAATTACAGAAATATGCGGAAGAGACGCTGTCATCAATTTTCTGCGGAAATTTCCTGAATGGGGTAAATCCGTTGACGAGAATACGGCACAGTTTCTCATAAAACAGCTTTTTAAGGATGATAAGCGCTACAGGGAGTATGTCAACGGTAAAAACTGCGACTTTGCATACGAAACCGAAAATGGCCTGCGTTTCCGTGTAAACACGTTTTTTCAGAAGGGTAAGCAGGCAGTTGTTTTAAGGGTATTGCCCAAAAAGATACCTGAAATTAAAGAACTTTTTGCCGCGTTCCCCGAAATGATGATGACTCTGTACAGGTTTGCACAGCTTCCGTACGGGCTTGTGCTTATAACGGGACCTACGGGGTCAGGCAAATCGACAACGCTGGCGGCTCTCATCAACTACATCAACGAAAAGTACCACAAGCACATAATAACTCTGGAAGATCCGATAGAGTACCTACACCATCATAAGAACAGCGAAATAAACCAGCGTGAAGTGGGAACAGATGTGATGAGCTTTGCAGACGGACTGAGAGCAGCTTTGAGGGAAGACCCGGACGTCATACTGGTGGGAGAGATGAGGGACCCCGAAACGATAGCAACGGCACTTGAAGCGGCAAGAACGGGACACCTGGTGCTGTCCACGCTGCACACGAACACGGCGGCAGAAACGATAGATCGTATAATCAATGTGTTCCCGCCGGAACAGCAGAACAACATACGTACAGACCTTGCAGAAGTTCTGCAGGGCGTCATATCCCAGCAGCTTTTGAGACGTAAGGAAGGAAACGGCCGCGTGCTTGCTGCGGAGATCCTTGTCGTCACTCCACCAATAAAAAGCTTCATACGCGACGGCAAGACTCATCAGATCAACAACGCGATACAGACAGGGCGTGATGAAGGCATGATACTCATGGCAAAGTCGCTGTCCGAACTCATAAAGCGCGGGCTGATAACGATGGAAGCGGCAAAGGAAAAAATCAGTGACGAAAAAATGCTTGAACGATACTTTGGATGA
- a CDS encoding prepilin peptidase: MFYALLFALGLVIGSFLNVVIYRIPEGKSIIYPPNSFCPKCGHKLSPLDLIPVLSWVFLKGRCRYCKEPISARYPLVELLTGILYAAVFAASGITLKTALYLVLVSVLTAVSFIDVQHGIIPFEIVLTGFAFAALIQIASVVTGAAGRQEILQCVYGFLTAGGIMFALALTGGMGGGDAKLAALMGFVLGFKLVLFALFAAFVVGAFAAVIETLFFGRSMKSRIPFAPYLTLGGIAAMLFGQQVINMYAMMF, encoded by the coding sequence ATCTTTTACGCACTTTTATTCGCACTCGGCCTTGTAATCGGAAGTTTTTTGAACGTTGTCATTTACCGCATACCGGAAGGAAAATCAATAATATACCCGCCGAATTCGTTTTGCCCGAAGTGCGGACATAAACTTTCTCCGCTGGACTTAATTCCCGTGTTGAGCTGGGTGTTTCTCAAAGGCCGGTGCAGGTACTGCAAAGAGCCTATATCGGCAAGATACCCGTTGGTGGAACTGCTGACGGGTATCTTATACGCTGCGGTTTTCGCAGCGTCAGGTATAACCTTGAAAACCGCACTGTACTTGGTATTGGTGTCCGTGCTCACTGCGGTTTCATTCATAGATGTACAGCACGGGATTATTCCCTTTGAAATAGTGCTGACAGGGTTTGCATTCGCAGCGTTGATTCAGATCGCTTCGGTTGTAACCGGTGCAGCAGGCAGGCAGGAAATTCTGCAGTGCGTTTACGGTTTTCTGACTGCCGGCGGGATCATGTTCGCTCTGGCATTGACGGGAGGAATGGGAGGCGGGGATGCAAAGCTTGCGGCGTTGATGGGATTTGTGCTCGGCTTTAAGCTCGTTCTATTTGCCCTGTTTGCTGCGTTCGTTGTCGGCGCGTTTGCGGCCGTGATCGAAACTTTGTTTTTCGGAAGGTCAATGAAAAGCCGTATTCCATTTGCGCCGTATTTGACATTGGGAGGCATTGCTGCAATGCTGTTCGGCCAGCAGGTTATCAATATGTACGCTATGATGTTTTAA
- a CDS encoding RCC1 domain-containing protein, whose product MKKIMDRLKKITAYVLIAVFGIFALIQTIPNIRADTQTGFIVASAGKDGQFGTSDDIVATDLETATNRSANISTANAVPSAKNSQNNISSTRIRIAAGYAHTAALKSDGTVWTWGNNRYGQLGDGTTIDRTTPIQVKGLTDVIAIAADSPSKSVFTGHTVALKSDGTVWTWGWNAGGQLGDGTTIGRTTPVQVKNLTDVVAIAAGQGHTVALKRDGTVWAWGYNGYGQLGDGTTTTRTTPVQVQNLNLN is encoded by the coding sequence GTGAAAAAGATAATGGACAGATTGAAGAAGATAACCGCATACGTACTGATTGCAGTTTTTGGGATATTTGCATTGATACAGACAATACCTAACATAAGAGCGGACACTCAGACAGGTTTCATAGTGGCAAGTGCAGGGAAGGACGGACAGTTTGGAACGAGCGACGATATAGTGGCGACAGATTTGGAAACGGCAACAAATCGGTCTGCGAATATTTCGACAGCAAATGCAGTGCCGTCGGCAAAAAATTCTCAGAATAATATTTCATCAACAAGGATTAGAATAGCAGCGGGATATGCACATACAGCAGCATTAAAGAGCGATGGCACGGTATGGACTTGGGGAAATAACCGCTATGGCCAGTTGGGAGACGGCACGACAATAGATAGAACCACACCGATACAGGTGAAAGGTTTAACTGATGTGATAGCAATAGCAGCAGATTCGCCGTCCAAATCAGTATTTACTGGACACACAGTGGCTTTAAAGAGCGACGGTACTGTTTGGACGTGGGGATGGAATGCCGGCGGACAATTAGGTGATGGCACGACAATAGGTAGAACCACACCGGTACAGGTGAAGAACTTAACCGATGTGGTAGCAATAGCAGCAGGACAAGGCCATACGGTAGCACTAAAACGTGACGGTACGGTCTGGGCTTGGGGATACAACGGCTACGGCCAGTTAGGTGACGGCACGACGACAACACGAACAACCCCCGTGCAGGTGCAAAACCTTAATCTCAATTAG
- a CDS encoding lytic transglycosylase domain-containing protein, which produces MKFKQTVPAFLLSAVLMMGIPAQAGEHAPPLLQKNQNQQVQCFRHSFPEKTVFPFQQYKIVSQYGFSDSGFRPYTTFDVHGYVYAPFDGNLSSDEHDVTLQAGDVKLVFENAEPMLNDGPVQMGEKIAYADGTVKLHMFSRNMPVDFLFSFFPDKSELNLKKQMEEKAKSEFQTQFQMQLQAQQKKQKEEDKAQSGNAKNQRNTQPDNTGKADAQKSYAAVSLQRTLPKTEYDSIFDEAGKETNIDPLFLKTVAYVESGFNPKAVSPKGAVGIMQLMPQTAQMLGVKDVYNAEENIKAGAKYLRMMADAFNNNIDFTLAAYNAGPQAVKQYNGIPPYQETQNFVRTVKDLYASLNRK; this is translated from the coding sequence ATGAAGTTCAAACAAACAGTACCGGCATTTCTGCTTTCCGCCGTTTTGATGATGGGTATTCCTGCACAGGCAGGGGAGCACGCACCGCCACTTCTTCAGAAAAACCAAAATCAGCAGGTGCAATGCTTTCGGCATTCATTTCCTGAAAAAACCGTGTTTCCGTTCCAGCAATACAAAATTGTAAGCCAGTATGGTTTTTCAGATAGCGGATTTCGACCCTACACAACATTTGATGTGCACGGATACGTGTACGCACCTTTTGATGGCAATTTGAGTTCGGATGAGCATGACGTTACCCTTCAGGCCGGTGATGTGAAGCTCGTGTTTGAAAATGCAGAGCCTATGCTGAATGACGGTCCAGTACAGATGGGAGAAAAAATCGCATACGCAGACGGAACGGTTAAGCTGCACATGTTTTCCAGAAACATGCCGGTGGATTTCCTTTTTTCGTTTTTCCCTGATAAGTCGGAATTGAACCTGAAAAAGCAGATGGAAGAAAAGGCAAAAAGTGAATTTCAAACGCAGTTTCAGATGCAGCTTCAAGCACAGCAGAAAAAACAAAAAGAAGAAGATAAAGCACAATCGGGAAATGCTAAAAATCAGAGAAATACGCAACCAGACAATACCGGAAAAGCCGACGCACAAAAAAGCTATGCTGCGGTAAGCTTGCAGAGAACACTCCCTAAAACGGAATATGACAGCATTTTTGACGAAGCGGGGAAGGAAACAAACATAGACCCGCTGTTTTTGAAGACGGTAGCGTACGTTGAAAGCGGGTTTAACCCAAAAGCGGTATCTCCTAAAGGTGCAGTGGGCATAATGCAGCTCATGCCTCAAACCGCACAGATGCTGGGCGTGAAGGACGTATACAACGCCGAAGAAAACATAAAGGCAGGTGCGAAATACCTGCGGATGATGGCAGATGCATTTAACAACAACATAGACTTTACCCTTGCCGCGTACAATGCAGGCCCGCAGGCCGTTAAGCAGTACAACGGCATACCGCCGTATCAGGAAACGCAGAACTTCGTCAGAACAGTTAAAGATCTCTATGCAAGTTTAAATAGGAAATAG
- a CDS encoding GspE/PulE family protein codes for MRREILNILIEKGIISKSDTEGLIDPEKELIRAGKLTYEDIANATAEYYKLQRVYLAADAKPAVEIPAELAKKYNVFPVKIEQKKLYLAVADPSDINATDSVKIATGFDIVPVVATANEIERAVKKWYGREMPDVEVTNEEPEEENSLDDPDSPAIRIVRDIIDGALAEGASDIHIEPHKEGTDVRYRIDGVLQNIIKYPKNVHSSIVSRIKVMARLNITERRVPQDGRIMIKQPREADLRVSTLPTVYGEKVVIRILDKEKKIPTPEALGYTGTALERISKAIRAPYGMILLTGPTGSGKTTTLYSVLSQVYSNDINIITVEDPPEYEFPGINQVPVNTKTGLDFATALRAILRQDPDVIMIGEIRDHETAKIAVQAAMTGHLVLSTLHTNDAASAPVRLSDMGVEPYLIASSLVCIAAQRLARKVCPYCAEEYTVDAGDSVGEILNLQGMKVKKGKGCAHCNYTGCKGRTAITEVLYVDNEIRELIRTGAPAEEIRKQAVKNGMITLEQDAKNKVIQGIIPPEEAVKNIFKA; via the coding sequence ATGAGACGTGAGATACTGAACATTCTGATAGAAAAGGGCATAATTTCAAAGAGCGATACCGAAGGCCTTATAGACCCCGAAAAGGAACTCATACGGGCAGGCAAGCTAACGTATGAGGATATAGCCAACGCAACGGCGGAATACTACAAGCTTCAGCGCGTGTACCTGGCTGCAGACGCAAAGCCTGCCGTGGAAATACCTGCGGAGCTTGCAAAGAAGTACAACGTGTTTCCGGTTAAAATCGAACAGAAAAAACTGTACCTTGCGGTGGCCGATCCATCGGACATAAATGCAACGGACAGCGTGAAGATAGCGACGGGCTTCGATATCGTGCCGGTTGTGGCAACGGCAAACGAAATAGAGCGTGCGGTGAAAAAGTGGTACGGACGTGAGATGCCCGATGTGGAAGTTACAAATGAAGAACCTGAAGAAGAAAATTCATTAGATGACCCCGATTCACCTGCGATAAGAATAGTGAGAGATATAATAGATGGTGCTCTGGCAGAAGGCGCAAGCGATATACACATAGAACCGCACAAAGAGGGCACGGATGTGAGGTACAGGATAGACGGCGTGCTGCAGAACATAATCAAGTATCCCAAAAATGTCCATTCTTCAATCGTATCGAGGATAAAGGTGATGGCAAGGCTCAACATAACCGAAAGAAGAGTACCGCAGGACGGCAGAATTATGATAAAGCAGCCGAGAGAAGCCGACCTTAGGGTATCAACGCTTCCAACGGTCTACGGTGAGAAGGTCGTAATAAGAATACTGGACAAAGAAAAAAAGATACCGACACCTGAAGCTCTTGGATATACGGGCACGGCACTAGAAAGAATTTCAAAAGCAATAAGAGCGCCTTACGGAATGATACTCCTGACAGGCCCTACGGGTTCAGGGAAAACAACTACGTTGTATTCCGTCTTATCACAAGTATATTCAAACGATATAAACATAATTACGGTGGAAGATCCGCCTGAGTATGAATTCCCAGGCATAAATCAAGTGCCGGTGAACACAAAGACAGGCCTTGATTTTGCAACGGCACTGCGCGCTATCCTGAGGCAGGACCCGGACGTGATAATGATAGGCGAGATACGCGACCATGAAACGGCAAAAATAGCCGTGCAGGCTGCCATGACGGGCCATCTGGTGCTGTCCACACTTCATACAAACGATGCAGCTTCTGCTCCGGTGCGTCTTTCCGATATGGGGGTTGAACCGTATCTTATAGCCTCGTCGCTTGTATGCATTGCAGCCCAGAGATTGGCAAGAAAAGTCTGCCCATACTGTGCGGAAGAATATACAGTTGATGCAGGTGATTCTGTGGGTGAAATTTTAAACCTGCAGGGTATGAAGGTCAAAAAAGGCAAAGGTTGCGCGCACTGCAACTATACAGGTTGCAAAGGCAGAACGGCAATCACGGAAGTTTTGTACGTTGATAATGAAATACGTGAGCTCATAAGAACCGGCGCACCTGCGGAAGAAATAAGAAAGCAGGCGGTTAAGAACGGCATGATAACGCTCGAACAGGATGCCAAAAACAAGGTTATACAAGGAATTATCCCGCCCGAAGAGGCGGTAAAAAATATATTCAAGGCATAA
- a CDS encoding type II secretion system protein GspG, whose amino-acid sequence MYTKLSRNNEGFTMTELLVVVAIIIILSSVIVPRLMLATTYARYSRTKAEMATFRTIVEAYEADQGNSSYPKASNDLQNSASIASVFAAAGIKWGTSDGIKDPWGHPYLYSAAPRDISTPNVMYSYAFVSAGPDGKFGNADDVWCTDDQPPLQQNDAGLWFVSGVYPQVLSNSNP is encoded by the coding sequence ATGTATACAAAACTTTCACGGAACAATGAAGGTTTTACCATGACGGAACTCCTTGTAGTTGTAGCAATTATTATCATTTTGTCGTCCGTGATTGTTCCCAGATTAATGCTTGCAACAACCTATGCACGCTATTCCAGAACAAAGGCAGAAATGGCTACTTTTCGGACTATAGTTGAAGCCTATGAAGCCGATCAAGGAAACAGCAGCTACCCAAAAGCTTCTAATGATTTGCAAAATTCTGCCTCCATAGCTTCTGTATTTGCAGCAGCAGGTATTAAATGGGGAACGTCTGATGGTATCAAAGACCCGTGGGGACATCCTTATTTGTACAGTGCAGCGCCACGTGACATTTCAACGCCTAACGTTATGTACAGCTATGCTTTCGTTTCTGCAGGCCCCGACGGTAAATTTGGTAATGCTGACGATGTATGGTGTACCGATGACCAGCCACCGCTTCAGCAAAATGATGCAGGATTATGGTTTGTTTCCGGAGTTTATCCGCAGGTTTTGTCAAACAGCAATCCTTGA
- a CDS encoding TolB family protein, which yields MKDFATGKTATLVYNNAGNFDVSQDGKMIVYASKETGQWQIYKAIVDGNKLSNIFMLSDGISRSEDPRLSWDGKKVVYKRNNNIVVCDLNGTIIQQITNASDIENWAPCFAPDGRIAFTRCLNEDSKIVIWDGSKEFEAASGWYPAFGEDNSLYFVNSPSSGEDNICCISPKSTSLKVLPINAYRKSNADPHWVLGTNNLLTFTSDRDGGYAGYIADLINNKVFKIVSDDSSPVLNPIAVVKNIIERL from the coding sequence GTGAAAGATTTTGCTACCGGGAAAACTGCAACCTTGGTGTATAACAATGCGGGAAATTTTGATGTTTCACAAGATGGTAAAATGATAGTATACGCTTCAAAAGAAACAGGACAATGGCAAATTTACAAGGCAATTGTGGACGGAAACAAACTGTCAAACATATTTATGCTTTCCGATGGGATTTCACGTTCAGAAGACCCGCGCTTATCATGGGACGGCAAAAAAGTTGTATATAAAAGGAACAACAATATTGTTGTATGTGACCTCAACGGAACTATTATACAGCAGATCACCAACGCATCCGATATTGAAAATTGGGCACCGTGTTTTGCGCCTGACGGAAGAATAGCATTCACAAGATGTTTAAACGAAGACTCTAAAATAGTCATTTGGGACGGCAGCAAAGAATTTGAAGCAGCATCCGGTTGGTATCCTGCATTTGGAGAAGACAACAGCTTGTATTTCGTCAACAGTCCGAGCAGCGGTGAAGATAACATATGCTGTATTTCTCCAAAGTCAACTTCCTTAAAAGTGCTGCCCATCAATGCTTATAGAAAAAGCAATGCTGATCCTCATTGGGTACTGGGAACAAACAATTTATTGACATTCACGTCAGACCGTGATGGCGGATATGCAGGATACATTGCCGACCTTATAAATAATAAAGTGTTCAAAATCGTCAGCGACGATTCGTCTCCGGTACTAAATCCGATTGCTGTCGTTAAAAACATAATAGAAAGGTTGTGA
- a CDS encoding PilN domain-containing protein, producing the protein MAKKKLSAGFYISDSSIYMAFVKDDIVTKDKVPSEEFEKAEKMVRKFQDVVTCVSDPSIVYKNVMLPQELKRKEISEAVNLQFAELNNIQDYRVYHIMTDYTVENGINVICVAVPLKVINSFAERYRGRFTALDLSIFALWRGAVYNRKDTKKPVIITAQSNETIYMAAGRETIEFVREFSSDASADFERLRSIEYYRNAFNAEDAEVVELNEEESMYAMALGCALMPYDSASTNLLPQEYKRLRPTEMRKPKWYEVAIVVATLAASITAVPYVCAYRLDNLAKNYQANLIRAEMSSQQASRLQNEIRQYREQIDAVQSFRIQSYAEMVNNIRYALPQDCEIEKLEFKITSTQQTDIPQKFKLPKIQFGNQQNNQQSNPQNNPQSNQQSGQQEQGNQQNNAQNGNSDKQAQNTTISPSDSPDIISIEAKSKSIKSIGLFIDNLSRLPFIKNVSVGKTTYESSVYSFTITANISPM; encoded by the coding sequence ATGGCAAAGAAGAAACTTTCGGCAGGTTTTTACATTTCGGACAGCTCGATATATATGGCCTTTGTAAAAGATGATATAGTGACAAAAGATAAAGTTCCTTCTGAAGAATTTGAAAAGGCGGAAAAAATGGTGAGAAAGTTTCAGGACGTTGTGACGTGTGTGTCTGATCCGTCAATAGTGTACAAAAACGTCATGCTTCCGCAGGAGCTGAAACGGAAGGAGATATCTGAAGCGGTGAATCTGCAGTTTGCCGAACTGAACAATATACAGGATTACCGGGTTTATCACATCATGACGGATTACACGGTTGAAAACGGCATAAACGTGATATGTGTTGCCGTGCCGTTGAAGGTTATAAACAGTTTTGCCGAAAGGTACAGAGGCAGGTTCACCGCACTTGATTTAAGCATTTTCGCTTTGTGGCGCGGTGCGGTGTACAACCGGAAAGATACGAAAAAGCCCGTCATAATAACCGCACAAAGCAATGAAACGATATATATGGCTGCAGGGCGTGAAACGATTGAGTTTGTCAGGGAATTTTCATCAGATGCAAGCGCTGATTTTGAACGCCTGCGCTCAATCGAATACTACAGAAACGCATTCAACGCCGAAGACGCTGAAGTTGTCGAACTCAACGAAGAAGAGAGCATGTACGCGATGGCATTGGGCTGCGCACTCATGCCGTACGACAGCGCCAGTACGAACTTGCTTCCTCAGGAGTACAAAAGACTGCGCCCTACAGAGATGAGAAAACCAAAGTGGTATGAGGTTGCAATAGTTGTTGCAACACTTGCGGCCAGCATAACCGCTGTACCTTATGTGTGCGCGTACAGGCTTGACAATCTTGCTAAAAACTATCAGGCAAACCTGATACGCGCTGAGATGTCGTCACAGCAGGCAAGCAGACTGCAAAACGAAATAAGGCAGTACAGGGAGCAGATAGACGCGGTGCAGTCGTTTCGCATACAATCATACGCCGAGATGGTAAACAATATAAGATACGCATTGCCTCAAGATTGCGAAATTGAGAAATTGGAATTCAAAATAACCAGCACGCAGCAGACAGATATACCGCAAAAATTTAAATTGCCCAAAATACAGTTTGGAAATCAACAGAATAATCAACAGAGTAATCCTCAAAATAATCCACAAAGCAATCAGCAAAGCGGACAGCAGGAACAGGGCAATCAGCAAAATAATGCACAGAACGGCAATTCAGATAAGCAGGCGCAGAATACAACGATCAGTCCTTCAGACAGTCCGGACATCATATCAATAGAGGCAAAGTCGAAAAGCATAAAGTCGATAGGATTGTTTATCGATAACCTTTCAAGATTGCCTTTCATAAAAAATGTTTCGGTGGGAAAGACAACGTACGAATCGTCAGTTTACAGCTTCACCATAACAGCAAATATCTCTCCTATGTAG
- a CDS encoding type II secretion system F family protein: MVYRVKTYIAGKVQSFTVEADSEREAIERTYEKTGAERTTILSVTPAERGVKDKKKKSGRVKPKDLELFCRQMNALISSGITVLEAIETLSDTENRRLRTILKEAADNIKAGFSLSSSLGGYPDVFDTVFISTIRAAEESGSLESALLWLADNYKRTDDFKRKLKQAITYPSIVVAFAIIVAVGLFTFVVPKFAQMLTQGGVKIPLITQIMLYISSHFMYFAAGFLGLIFLLFVIFKLLKKNERIFAKVELKMLGIPVIGRIFRLMNLAKIFWVLTLLIQAGIRLDYALEIVQNLTGFVSLRREFETARLTIEKGGTLSAGLADSEWIPPAELKMVTVGERSGNLEKMTEQAASLLDKETDVLLEKLPPLIETFTTMLVGVGVLVILLSLFLPMVSMYQTIK, encoded by the coding sequence GTGGTTTACAGAGTAAAAACATATATTGCAGGCAAAGTACAATCATTTACAGTAGAAGCTGATAGTGAAAGGGAAGCCATAGAAAGAACATATGAAAAAACGGGTGCAGAACGTACGACAATATTAAGCGTCACACCTGCAGAGCGCGGAGTAAAAGATAAAAAGAAAAAGTCCGGCAGGGTAAAGCCGAAAGACCTTGAGCTTTTCTGCAGACAAATGAATGCGTTGATTTCTTCCGGTATAACCGTATTGGAAGCCATAGAGACGCTCTCGGACACAGAGAACAGACGGCTCAGGACGATTCTGAAGGAAGCTGCCGACAATATAAAAGCCGGTTTTTCGCTTTCGTCATCTCTGGGTGGCTATCCTGACGTGTTCGATACGGTGTTCATAAGCACGATACGTGCGGCAGAAGAATCCGGTTCGCTGGAAAGCGCACTCCTGTGGCTTGCAGACAACTACAAGAGGACGGATGACTTCAAAAGGAAGCTCAAGCAGGCTATAACGTACCCGTCAATCGTCGTTGCGTTTGCGATAATCGTAGCAGTCGGACTTTTCACGTTCGTTGTTCCGAAATTCGCACAGATGCTGACGCAGGGCGGGGTTAAAATTCCGCTTATCACTCAAATTATGCTGTATATATCCTCGCACTTCATGTACTTTGCAGCAGGCTTTCTCGGGTTAATATTCCTGCTTTTTGTGATTTTCAAGCTCTTAAAGAAGAATGAAAGGATATTTGCAAAAGTGGAGCTTAAAATGCTCGGCATACCCGTGATAGGAAGAATTTTCAGGCTTATGAATCTTGCAAAAATATTTTGGGTGTTGACGCTTCTCATTCAGGCAGGTATACGGTTGGATTATGCGCTTGAGATAGTGCAGAACCTGACGGGCTTTGTATCCCTGCGCCGGGAATTTGAAACAGCACGGTTGACGATAGAAAAAGGCGGAACCCTCTCTGCAGGATTGGCCGACTCGGAATGGATACCCCCTGCGGAGCTCAAGATGGTGACCGTCGGCGAACGATCCGGTAACCTTGAAAAGATGACCGAACAGGCAGCTTCATTGCTCGATAAGGAAACTGACGTGCTTCTGGAAAAGCTGCCCCCTCTGATTGAAACATTCACAACCATGCTTGTCGGCGTCGGCGTGCTGGTGATACTGCTCTCACTTTTCCTGCCGATGGTGTCCATGTATCAAACAATTAAATAG